One segment of Phragmites australis chromosome 13, lpPhrAust1.1, whole genome shotgun sequence DNA contains the following:
- the LOC133887919 gene encoding zinc finger CCCH domain-containing protein 31, translating into MEGATAAARKRSRPETANGGAAGGKRSKDTESFQTGLSSKSKPCTKFFSTIGCPFGEGCHFLHFVPGGYLAVAKMLNLGSPVVSAPARAPVDHGAVANSHPVSTGKTRMCTKYNTVEGCKFGDKCHFAHGERELGKPAYMSHEGPPMGGRFGGRPEPPPPAAMGPPAGSFGASATAKISVDASLAGGIIGKGGVNTKQICRVTGVKLSIRDHESDPNLKNIELEGNFDQIKQASNMVGDLIATISASMPVKNPSGAVAPAGRGGGGPGGRSNYKTKLCENFVKGTCTFGERCHFAHGESEQRRGAA; encoded by the exons ATGGagggagccaccgccgccgcccgcaaGAGATCCCGGCCGGAGACGGCCAACGGGGGCGCCGCTGGCGGGAAGCGCTCGAAAG ACACGGAGTCATTTCAAACTGGTCTATCAAGCAAATCAAAGCCTTGCACCAAGTTTTTCAG TACCATTGGGTGCCCTTTTGGCGAGGGATGTCATTTTCTGCACTTCGTCCCTGGTGGATACCTGGCAGTTGCAAAAATGCTCAACCTAGGCAGCCCTGTTGTATCTGCACCAGCAAGAGCTCCTGTGGATCACGGCGCTGTTGCCAATTCTCATCCAGTTTCGACGGGCAAGACACGCATGTGCACCAAGTACAATACCGTAGAAGGCTGCAAATTTGGTGATAAGTGCCATTTCGCCCATGGCGAGAGAGAACTTGGCAAGCCAGCTTACATGTCTCATGAAGGCCCTCCTATGGGTGGTCGATTTGGAGGCCGACCTGAACCACCTCCACCGGCTGCCATGGGCCCTCCAGCTGGAAGCTTTGGCGCCTCAGCCACTGCCAAGATTAGCGTTGATGCCTCTCTTGCCGGTGGCATAATTGGGAAGGGTGGGGTCAACACAAAACAGATTTGCCGAGTTACTGGTGTTAAGCTCTCGATTCGTGACCACGAGTCGGATCCGAACCTGAAGAACATCGAGCTGGAAGGCAATTTTGACCAGATAAAGCAAGCCAGCAACATGGTGGGAGATCTCATCGCGACCATCAGTGCCAGCATGCCCGTGAAAAATCCTTCTGGTGCAGTGGCACCAGCAGGCCGAGGTGGTGGCGGCCCTGGGGGCAGGAGCAACTACAAGACTAAGCTATGCGAGAACTTCGTGAAGGGTACCTGCACCTTTGGTGAGCGGTGCCACTTTGCCCATGGGGAGAGCGAGCAGCGGAGAGGTGCCGCTTGA
- the LOC133887920 gene encoding probable plastid-lipid-associated protein 13, chloroplastic yields the protein MAAAAAALTPASPPLLPYPRGRRDGLLRLSSRRPAAGRFRAAAQTFQGPPAASYAREMERLSAKESLLLAFKDAGGFEALVSGKTTEMQRIDVNERIVGLERLNPTPRPTTSPFLEGRWNFEWFGDSSPGAFAARLLFERSPTTVAHFMGLDLLIKDGYSKLSSNIMFLNTIQSKFLLTTQLSVEGPIRMKEEYVEGLIEIPKISEETLPEQLKGLLGQTAGALQQLPSPIRDAVAEGLKLPLSGTFQRLFMISYLDEEILIIRDAAGAPDVLTRLEGPQPNPIDGSADAVISEYES from the exons ATggcagccgccgccgcggcgttgACCCCGGCCTCTCCCCCGCTCCTCCCCTATCCCCGCGGCCGCCGGGATGGCCTCCTGCGCCTCTCGTCCCGCCGCCCCGCCGCGGGGCGCTTCAGGGCCGCGGCGCAGACGTTCCAGGGCCCCCCCGCCGCCAGCTACGCCCGCGAGATGGAGCGCCTCTCCGCCAAGGAgtccctcctcctcgcc TTTAAAGATGCTGGGGGATTCGAGGCCTTGGTTAGTGGGAAGACCACGGAGATGCAAAGGATTGATGTCAATGAGCGCATCGTTGGACTTGAACGACTGAACCCCACGCCTCGCCCCACAAC ATCACCCTTTCTGGAAGGTCGGTGGAACTTTGAATGGTTTGGTGACAGCAGTCCTGGAGCATTTGCTGCCCGGCTTTTGTTTGA GAGGTCACCTACAACTGTTGCACACTTTATGGGACTTGATTTGTTGATCAAGGATGGATACTCCAAACTTTCATCTAACATCATGTTCTTAAATACG ATACAAAGCAAGTTCCTACTGACTACTCAATTGTCCGTTGAGGGTCCTATCAGGATGAAAGAGGAGTATGTTGAAGGCCTTATAGAGATTCCCAAAATCAGTGAAGAAACATTGCCTGAACAACTCAAGGGCTTGCTTGGACAAACTGCAGGAGCTCTACAACAACTTCCTAGCCCCATAAGGGATGCTGTTGCAGAGGGGCTTAAGTTGCCACTTA GTGGAACGTTCCAGCGCTTATTCATGATCTCTTACTTGGATGAAGAAATATTG ATTATCAGAGATGCCGCTGGAGCACCTGATGTCTTAACCAGACTGGAGGGGCCACAACCAAATCCAATTGATGGCTCAGCAGACGCAGTGATCTCAGAATATGAAAGCTAA
- the LOC133887921 gene encoding VQ motif-containing protein 17-like encodes MKHAAKLPSCGASSSSAMAAHRLSHGIAKAPPRKIRIVHVLAPEVIKTEARHFRELVQRLTGKPAPNGAGAAASPEDASSYSPPDSCDTPGGGGPRAGAAPVIKSEASSEGGGYLRALGSEDAGNEVFFHGLEDFLFSSCNMDGFSLI; translated from the coding sequence ATGAAGCACGCCGCGAAGCTCCCGTCCTGCGGCGCTTCGTCGTCGTCCGCGATGGCCGCTCACAGGCTCTCCCACGGGATAGCCAAGGCGCCGCCGCGGAAGATCAGGATCGTGCACGTCCTGGCGCCGGAGGTCATCAAGACGGAGGCCCGGCACTTCCGCGAGCTCGTCCAGCGGCTCACCGGGAAGCCCGCCCCGAACGGTGCCGGCGCAGCGGCATCCCCCGAGGACGCGTCGTCTTATTCGCCGCCAGACTCGTGCGACACGCCGGGCGGCGGGGGTCCCCGTGCCGGCGCGGCTCCGGTGATCAAGTCGGAGGCATCGTCGGAAGGAGGAGGGTACCTGCGAGCGCTCGGGTCGGAGGACGCCGGCAACGAGGTGTTCTTCCATGGGCTGGAGGACTTCCTCTTCAGCTCCTGCAACATGGATGGCTTTAGTTTGATCTGA
- the LOC133888788 gene encoding uncharacterized protein LOC133888788 isoform X2 codes for MDAADDVAVMPGFLELDFNLDDFDFDFDLAADEFCDAYSAKADKSGGGGVAPDGGWLAGLRGDGGSRREGSPDSGVTDGPLAAEGDGAISAYVSELERFLMEDDDDEVGEVTCPDGERVEELGADDYFGHLLAGDVVVDGVAASAGADQNAEEENVVLAAREDEPTSMKRARHKIKSTVMMQWAWEELEVRRRHLASIQVPAPWLPAAVRCM; via the exons ATGGACGCTGCAGACGACGTCGCCGTGATGCCCGGTTTCCTTGAACTCGACTTCAACCTCGACGACTTCGACTTCGACTTCGACCTGGCCGCCGACGAGTTCTGCGACGCCTACTCCGCCAAAGCCGAcaagagcggcggcggcggcgtggcccCTGATGGTGGTTGGCTCGCGGGGTTGCGTGGCGACGGAGGGAGCAGGAGGGAAGGCTCGCCGGACTCCGGCGTGACGGACGGGCCCTTGGCGGCGGAGGGGGACGGGGCCATATCGGCGTACGTGAGCGAGCTGGAGCGGTTCCTCatggaggacgacgacgacgaagtGGGCGAGGTGACGTGCCCAGACGGCGAACGGGTGGAGGAGCTTGGCGCCGACGACTACTTCGGTCATCTGCTTGCTGGCGACGTCGTCGTCGATGGCGTCGCGGCGTCGGCTGGTGCTGACCAGAATGCAGAGGAGGAGAATGTCGTTCTTGCTGCGCGAGAGGACGAACCGACCTCGATGAAGCGCGCAAG GCACAAGATCAAGAGCACAGTCATGATGCAATGGGCATGGGAAGAGCTTGAGGTGAGGAGGAGACATCTCGCTTCAATCCAAGTGCCGGCGCCTTGGCTACCAGCTGCTGTCCGGTGCATGTAG
- the LOC133888788 gene encoding uncharacterized protein LOC133888788 isoform X1 yields MDAADDVAVMPGFLELDFNLDDFDFDFDLAADEFCDAYSAKADKSGGGGVAPDGGWLAGLRGDGGSRREGSPDSGVTDGPLAAEGDGAISAYVSELERFLMEDDDDEVGEVTCPDGERVEELGADDYFGHLLAGDVVVDGVAASAGADQNAEEENVVLAAREDEPTSMKRASDTLRHKIKSTVMMQWAWEELEVRRRHLASIQVPAPWLPAAVRCM; encoded by the exons ATGGACGCTGCAGACGACGTCGCCGTGATGCCCGGTTTCCTTGAACTCGACTTCAACCTCGACGACTTCGACTTCGACTTCGACCTGGCCGCCGACGAGTTCTGCGACGCCTACTCCGCCAAAGCCGAcaagagcggcggcggcggcgtggcccCTGATGGTGGTTGGCTCGCGGGGTTGCGTGGCGACGGAGGGAGCAGGAGGGAAGGCTCGCCGGACTCCGGCGTGACGGACGGGCCCTTGGCGGCGGAGGGGGACGGGGCCATATCGGCGTACGTGAGCGAGCTGGAGCGGTTCCTCatggaggacgacgacgacgaagtGGGCGAGGTGACGTGCCCAGACGGCGAACGGGTGGAGGAGCTTGGCGCCGACGACTACTTCGGTCATCTGCTTGCTGGCGACGTCGTCGTCGATGGCGTCGCGGCGTCGGCTGGTGCTGACCAGAATGCAGAGGAGGAGAATGTCGTTCTTGCTGCGCGAGAGGACGAACCGACCTCGATGAAGCGCGCAAG TGATACGCTTAGGCACAAGATCAAGAGCACAGTCATGATGCAATGGGCATGGGAAGAGCTTGAGGTGAGGAGGAGACATCTCGCTTCAATCCAAGTGCCGGCGCCTTGGCTACCAGCTGCTGTCCGGTGCATGTAG